One segment of Halomonas sp. TD01 DNA contains the following:
- a CDS encoding heavy metal response regulator transcription factor: MRILVVEDEQKTADYLNRGLGESGYAVEVARDGYDAQHYIEECEFDLIILDVMLPGLDGWQLLQLIRRRSQVPVLFLTARDAVEYRVKGLELGADDYLVKPFSFVELLARVRTLLRRSPPREREHFRVADLAMDVLRRRVTRQGERLALTNKEFALLELFLDREGEVLSRTYIASRVWQMNFDSDTNVVEVAVRRLRAKVDDPFPTKLIHTERGMGYVLEDRT, translated from the coding sequence ATGCGTATCCTGGTAGTAGAAGACGAGCAAAAAACCGCTGATTACCTGAACAGAGGGCTTGGTGAATCGGGCTATGCTGTTGAGGTAGCTCGCGATGGATACGATGCACAGCATTACATTGAAGAGTGCGAATTCGACCTGATCATTCTTGATGTCATGCTGCCAGGCCTTGATGGCTGGCAATTACTGCAACTGATCCGCCGCCGAAGCCAAGTACCCGTGCTTTTTTTGACCGCGCGCGATGCCGTGGAGTATCGCGTCAAGGGGCTGGAATTGGGCGCAGACGACTACTTGGTCAAGCCCTTCTCGTTTGTCGAACTACTAGCCCGAGTGCGCACGCTGTTACGCCGCAGCCCGCCTCGCGAAAGAGAACACTTTCGTGTAGCGGATTTAGCAATGGACGTTTTGCGCCGCCGAGTCACCCGCCAAGGTGAACGACTTGCACTCACCAACAAAGAATTTGCGCTTTTAGAGCTGTTTCTCGACCGAGAAGGTGAAGTGTTATCGCGCACCTACATTGCCTCTCGGGTGTGGCAGATGAACTTTGACAGCGACACCAACGTCGTCGAAGTGGCTGTGCGGCGACTTCGCGCGAAAGTCGATGACCCCTTTCCCACTAAATTAATCCACACCGAGCGCGGCATGGGTTATGTGCTTGAGGATCGTACTTAA
- a CDS encoding GlcG/HbpS family heme-binding protein, which yields MTSRRARLPLFGAVLLAGSVLADTGPIQQQTLSLDLANRLVNATLEACHADGRTAVVAAVDRGGNLIALQRDDNIGPHNTLAAQRKAFTSLSTGSTSRALSEHARQDPESANLNTLDELLLLGGGVPLRVEGELIGALGVAGAGGSAIDEGCALAAIDNVIPQ from the coding sequence ATGACATCACGACGTGCTCGCCTGCCACTGTTTGGCGCTGTCTTGTTGGCCGGTAGTGTGCTTGCCGATACCGGCCCTATCCAACAGCAGACGCTGTCGCTGGATCTGGCTAATCGCCTAGTGAATGCCACCTTGGAAGCGTGTCATGCCGATGGCCGCACTGCCGTGGTCGCAGCGGTAGATCGTGGTGGCAATCTGATTGCTTTGCAACGCGATGACAACATCGGCCCCCACAATACATTGGCCGCCCAGCGCAAAGCATTTACGTCCTTATCGACCGGCAGTACCAGCCGCGCGCTGTCTGAACATGCCCGCCAGGATCCTGAGTCGGCAAACCTAAACACGCTGGATGAATTGCTGCTGTTGGGTGGCGGTGTACCGCTCAGAGTTGAGGGAGAACTGATTGGTGCCCTTGGCGTTGCTGGGGCAGGGGGCTCTGCCATTGATGAAGGCTGTGCACTGGCTGCTATCGACAACGTAATACCCCAGTAA
- the uraH gene encoding hydroxyisourate hydrolase: MKIFSALFAGMVLSSVAATVLAADNPLSVHVLNIQNGQPSPGVDVELERHTDTGWELLATATTDDAGRVSALYPAGEAFLPGTYRVTFETGEWFEANDTATFFPNVPVPFVVEEADQHYHIPLLLSPYGYSTYRGN; this comes from the coding sequence ATGAAAATCTTTTCTGCCCTATTTGCCGGTATGGTTCTTAGCAGCGTTGCTGCCACTGTGTTGGCGGCTGACAACCCGTTGAGCGTTCACGTGCTTAATATTCAGAACGGCCAGCCATCTCCTGGCGTTGATGTGGAGCTTGAGCGCCATACCGATACGGGCTGGGAATTGCTGGCAACGGCAACTACCGACGATGCAGGCCGTGTATCAGCCCTTTATCCCGCTGGTGAAGCGTTCTTGCCAGGCACTTACCGTGTCACGTTTGAAACCGGTGAATGGTTTGAAGCGAATGACACCGCGACGTTTTTTCCCAATGTGCCAGTACCTTTCGTAGTGGAAGAGGCCGATCAGCACTACCACATACCGCTACTACTTAGCCCCTACGGCTACTCAACGTACCGTGGGAATTAA